The Odocoileus virginianus isolate 20LAN1187 ecotype Illinois unplaced genomic scaffold, Ovbor_1.2 Unplaced_Contig_5, whole genome shotgun sequence genome includes the window TTCCTGGCCCTGTACGTGGTGGCCGTCCTGGGGAACCTCACCATGGTCGTGCTCATCACCCTGGATGCCCGTCTGCACTCCccaatgtacttcttcctcaagAGCCTCTCCTTCCTGGACCTGTGCTACTCATCTGTCATCGCCCCCAAGGCCCTGGTCAACTTCCTGTCCTCCTCCAAGGTTATCACCTTTGCAGGTTGTGCCACCcagttcttcttcttctccaTGATGGGCACTACTGAAGCTTTCCTCTTGgcagtgatggcctatgaccgcttcgTGGCCATCTGCAGCCCCCTGCGCTACCCCATCTCCATGCGCCCCTCGGTCTGTGCCCGCCTGGTGCTGGGCTCCTACTGCGGGGGCTGCCTCAACTCCATCCTGCAGACCAGCTTCACATTCAGCCTCCCGTTCTGCAGCTCCAACCACATCGACCACTTCTTCTGTGATGTGATCCCCTTGCTCCAGCTCACTTGTGCCAACACAGCCGTCAACAAGCTTGTCATGTTTGGCATCTGTGGCCTCATCATAGTGAGCACAACCTTTGTGGTCCTCATCTCCTATGGCTACATCACAGGGACCATCCTGAGGATGCGCTCAGGAGGAGGGAGACACAAGCTCTTCTCCACCTGCGGCTCCCACATGACAGCCGTGTCCCTCTTTTATGGGACTGTCTTTGTCATGTATGCCCAGCCGGGAGCTGTGGGGTCCATGGAGCAGGGCAAGGTGGTCTCTGTCTTCTACACGCTGGTCATCCCGATGCTCAACCCCCTCATCTACAGTCTGAGAAACAAAGAGGTGAAGGATGCCCTGCAGAGACTAGTTCAAAAGCACACAGCCATTTGAAGGAGGGTGGCTGGAGGGACAGAATGTCCTGAGCGCTGGACATGAAAGCTTTGGGGGAGACAGAGGTTTGGTTTGAAGTGTTCGTTCTTCATTTATCCAAgtgattctttcattcatttcattcaacaCTGTGGAAGCACATCATGAACCCCACATGCAAGTATGAGATAATGAGACAGATAAGGTACCAGAAAAGTGATGGTGAATGATGGGGCAAGACCCTAATCTTAAAGTTTGAATAAAATAACTGTCAGAGCAGTGGACGGAATATTGAAACAGAATTTATGTCTCAAGTTCAACAACTTCCAGTGAAGGTATGCAACTAGATAAGCTCTCAGGCCATTCCTATCGCTCATTCCCTGAATCTAATGTAAATATGTGCTTGGTAATCTCCCCCTGAACCACCTAGAAGGGGAACCTGAGGACACTCAGCCTTGCCCCTTCCTTGGTGATAGCCTGGGGTCACCAGAGCCAATTAGGGGGAGTTAGGAAGACCACGCTTCCCCTCAACCCTGCAGCAAGActgttcctcccctccccctccttcactGATGCTGCCTCCCAGCAAGGCAGCAGGGAGCACCTGCTCCTGCTTCAGAGGCTCCCAGTGCTCCCTGTCCTGGGTCCTCCCCTCAGTCAGCAGCTGGGATCCCCAGGGAGTCAGCACGGACGTTTCATACCCAAAATCCAGTGACCTTCTACCACACAGCCTGACTACTTCTGACCACAGAATGGTGCTTTGTCAGCTCAACCACCTCTGGATAATGATGAAGGTCCTGATGGCTGCCCTAGAGACAGGAAATGGAGAGAGGC containing:
- the LOC139033848 gene encoding olfactory receptor 9S13-like, with the protein product MQPHRNGNLSEIPLQEFMLEGFEGGPQTQALLFTLFLALYVVAVLGNLTMVVLITLDARLHSPMYFFLKSLSFLDLCYSSVIAPKALVNFLSSSKVITFAGCATQFFFFSMMGTTEAFLLAVMAYDRFVAICSPLRYPISMRPSVCARLVLGSYCGGCLNSILQTSFTFSLPFCSSNHIDHFFCDVIPLLQLTCANTAVNKLVMFGICGLIIVSTTFVVLISYGYITGTILRMRSGGGRHKLFSTCGSHMTAVSLFYGTVFVMYAQPGAVGSMEQGKVVSVFYTLVIPMLNPLIYSLRNKEVKDALQRLVQKHTAI